In a single window of the Chrysiogenia bacterium genome:
- a CDS encoding VCBS repeat-containing protein: protein MSGKHIGKILLVAAALLASMGARAASAEELLGNEQFSLKVNGVVRNFVTADFNGDKLRDVIVTHIVLDEEKRTSERYFSLFLQTDKGFGEAPNQTWAAPKEAVGIDVANFDLSDEGPELGYVASGGVYYFKFDKNKFIESPTRLFTASTIFRTPDPHGVVVVTIAEDFDHDGQDEIIVYDFDQTYIYRAVKDDKGAEWRLSGIYPTPLRARVSSYWENDILLSRIEQNSTRMEFMLPEIMQADFDGDGQLDIFLPRDDRVYIYQRDKDGKIKDTPTLIDFGVFPLYQGMRHGSIPAITRLYPADFNGDGLADIIISRLTVVNLADQELQSDFFVFINKGGKYGERPDETMKFEGFIEKPLIADFNGDGRDDIAVQQFEFGFAQLVRLVLFQSVRITYKTFYSTEAGLHAKDPSEERDLPFDFDLSQQSANLLTAFSVYADFDGDRRLDLLQASNPGSYEILLSTDKEWAEKSVEIQTHSSFFTFPEDLNGDGRDDLLIRYANQGPLDSLVRVVLMKNAKENSGTRD from the coding sequence CGCTCAAGGTAAATGGCGTCGTGCGCAACTTCGTCACCGCCGATTTCAACGGCGACAAGCTCCGCGACGTGATCGTCACCCACATCGTGCTCGACGAAGAAAAGCGCACCAGCGAGCGGTACTTCTCGCTGTTCCTCCAGACCGACAAGGGCTTTGGTGAAGCGCCCAACCAGACCTGGGCGGCCCCCAAGGAAGCGGTCGGCATCGACGTTGCCAACTTCGACCTGAGCGACGAGGGCCCGGAACTGGGCTACGTGGCCAGCGGCGGCGTCTACTACTTCAAATTCGACAAGAACAAGTTCATCGAGTCGCCAACGCGCCTCTTCACCGCCTCGACGATTTTTCGCACGCCCGATCCCCATGGGGTCGTGGTCGTCACCATTGCCGAGGACTTCGATCACGACGGCCAGGACGAGATCATCGTCTACGATTTCGACCAGACCTATATCTACCGCGCCGTCAAGGACGACAAGGGCGCCGAGTGGCGACTCTCGGGGATCTATCCCACCCCGCTTCGCGCGCGGGTGAGCAGCTACTGGGAAAACGACATCCTGCTCTCGCGTATCGAGCAGAACTCGACGCGCATGGAGTTCATGCTGCCCGAGATCATGCAGGCCGACTTCGACGGCGACGGGCAGCTCGACATCTTCCTGCCCCGCGACGACCGGGTCTACATCTACCAGCGGGATAAAGACGGCAAGATCAAGGACACGCCCACGCTCATCGATTTCGGCGTGTTCCCCCTCTATCAGGGAATGCGCCACGGGTCGATTCCCGCCATCACGCGCCTGTATCCGGCGGACTTCAACGGCGACGGGCTGGCCGACATCATCATTTCCCGCCTGACAGTGGTGAACCTGGCCGACCAGGAACTGCAGTCGGATTTCTTCGTGTTCATCAACAAGGGCGGCAAGTACGGTGAGCGCCCCGACGAGACGATGAAGTTCGAAGGCTTTATCGAAAAGCCGCTCATCGCCGACTTCAACGGCGACGGGCGTGACGACATTGCGGTGCAGCAGTTCGAATTCGGCTTTGCCCAGCTCGTGCGTCTCGTGCTCTTCCAGAGCGTCCGCATCACCTACAAGACGTTCTACTCGACTGAAGCCGGCCTGCACGCCAAGGATCCGAGCGAAGAGCGGGACCTGCCCTTCGACTTCGATCTGAGCCAGCAGAGCGCCAACCTGCTCACCGCCTTTTCCGTGTATGCCGATTTCGACGGAGATCGCAGGCTCGACCTCCTGCAGGCATCCAATCCCGGCAGCTACGAGATTCTGCTGAGCACGGATAAGGAATGGGCGGAGAAGTCCGTGGAGATCCAAACCCATTCGAGCTTCTTCACCTTCCCCGAGGACCTCAACGGCGACGGGCGTGACGATCTGCTGATCCGCTACGCCAATCAGGGCCCGCTCGATTCGCTCGTCCGCGTGGTGCTCATGAAGAACGCCAAAGAAAACAGCGGCACACGCGACTAG